The following is a genomic window from Patagioenas fasciata isolate bPatFas1 chromosome 1, bPatFas1.hap1, whole genome shotgun sequence.
GTTCTGGGGAAGgcatttttctgttcattttcctcCGCATTGGGTATGCGTGTTCTTTCTGATGTGCAGAATACAGCTTTTAAAGACAGCTGAGATGATGGGTCCGATGTCATCTGTTACCTCAACTCTAACGCTTCCCCCAAGTCTCTGCTCTTCACACAAACTATTTTGTGGCACAGAGAGCTTCTAGGAAGACTCTGGTTGAAACACCTTCAGGGCCAGCGCTCACCACTGTCTGGGGTCACTTGTTCCAGTTGTGGGTTGTAGTCACAGTTAAGAACCACACCGTGTTTTACCTTGAAATGTAAATCCTAAAGCCATTTTGGATTTGCCAACAGGCAGCATTCCAATGTCATCTTACATGCAAGTGGGCACCAGCTCTTTGGCGTAAAAAATTATAGACCTGCTCTTTTTAACACACAAAGACTCAAAGCACAAGGGGAACCAATGTGTTGGACAACCCCCTAATTCCCCATCCTGCCTGTCCCACGAAGATGGTGACTTGGGGCTGTGTGAAGCACTTTCAGTCTCACCCCCGTGTCTTGCAGCTCATTCTGGAGAGAATTCCAGATTTAAGGCTGCCTCGATTGTCTCGTGCAGTCCCTGATTCGATGGTCGTGTTTCATCGCTCCCTTGCCCGGCTGGTGGGAACTCAGTGGGTTGTTCACTCATGCCTGCAGATACAGATTTGTATTTCTTCAGACCTTGAGATAGCTGTAGCCCCACCAGGACGAGGACCCTCCCGTCTGGCTTTGACACCCTGTGGGACTCAGAGGGCCCCCGCTTTCCCAGTCTGTGTTCTTTGGTACAGACCAGAGACAGAGACCATTGTCCTTGCAGGGTCCAAGAGCGCAGAAGAGAAGGTCAGGGCATCTCTGCTGTGTGCGGCTGTGCACCCTGGCTCACGTTTGAGCTGGAGAAGCATCAGATCTCTGTACGTTATTACCTACTAAATCCACACTGAAGTGGCTGCACAACATTTTGAATAATGCATGaatttttcattacattttattgaaaaattattcacTCGGGTAAAATAATGAGGGGCAAAGCATCAATGCCTGCTGGAAATGCCTTCACCATCACGTGTGCCCTGATTCCAATCCCCAGGTCTTATCCTTAAGCCATACTGTCTTTTccactaatatttttttttaatagttctgaCTCACTCTGTTAAACATTTTTAGCCATTTTAGAAAACACGCACCCCAAGGAAAGCCTGTATACTGATTAATAGCATCTTTCAGCACAGCGCTTTTGAACTCCTTGCAATCTCAGGGCAGAATTGAAAGCAAGATTTAAAGCCTCATTCCCTCCAGGTCTGTTTGCCCTTCTTCTCAGGTCCACAACCCTGTCTTACAAGAAGATCACGCATCCCAAGCAAGCAGGAATTTGGGAGATAAAAGATGCACATCCCTTCCCTCTGTAACAATCCTTAACCGAAATGAATGCGGGACACATCTGGCTCCCTCCTGAGCATCAGTCAACAGGCTTTATCCTTGATGCCACACAAAGCATTCTGCATCAGCAAGCGCAAAGCAGACTTATGGACACAAGAAAAACTCTGGGGCCTCCAGGAAATATGGACAGGATGGGTGGTGGCTGGACTGGTCAGACTGCAGAAGCTCTGGGGGTAGTGGTTCTCATGGCTATAATAACATAatcctaaaaaatatatataatcctataaaaataattataaaatatattgaaatatatataaaaatataagacGTAGCTACTGAAATACGTAGCTGCAAATATATAAGGCAAATATAACTGTGGTAAGCAGTGCTGCCTTTTATTAGACGAACTTACAGTCAGAAAAACTATAAAAATCTCTGAAACTCTCAAGCTGTTCTTCCAGACGGAGAGGCAGCAATCTCCACAGCTAAATATAACCGAAGAGGAGCGGCTCTGAGATTTATGGCACATATCTCACATTTCTGTTTCAATGCCCGCTTTTAGTATCCAGTGGAATCGGGATTTTGCGTTTTTACGGTGTTTTGCTGGTTGCCTCGGCATCCAGCTCTGAGATGGGCTGAGGTTTCCCGTGTTTTCCCGTGTTGTTCACAGCAGGTGCCTCTGGGGCTGCCGGGCAGACGTGTGCCCACCACCGCTCCCTGGAGCTCCGGGCAGCAGCTGCATCTCCATCCTCCAGAGCCTGGACCACACGTGTGGGAGGCTCCAGGTGGAGGACACAGCTGCCCTGTGGTCCCCGgccatagaatcattgaatccttttggttggatgAACCCCTcaagatgattgagtccaactgttaaaccatccctggcactgccccatgtcctgagaacctcctgtccgtctgtccagccctccagggatggtgactccagcactgccctgggcaacctgttccaatgccccacagccctttggggaagaaatcaagaacagtgtggccagcaggaccagggcaatgATCAGCCCCTGGGCTGGGTGCTGGTGAGGGCAAACCATGAATCCtgggatcagttttgggcccctcacaccaggAAAGgccctgaggtgctggagcgagtggagagaagggaccggagctggtgaggggctggagcacaagtgtgatgggagcggctgagggacctggggggttcagctggagaacaggagctgaggggagaccttctgatctctgaactgcctgaaaggagcttggagccaggggggtcgggctctgctccccaggaacaagcaccaggagcagaggaaacggcctcaagttgcgccaggggaggctgaggttggatctggggacaattccttccccaaagggctgtggggcattggaacaggctgcccagggcagtggtgcagtcaccatccctggagggctggacagacggacatgagggtctcaggacatggggcagtgccggggctgggttatggttggactcttccaaccaaaatgactctatgattctacctaAACCGCACACTGTCCCATCTCGCTTACTGTGGGCCACTTTGGCTGTTAGTGCTGCACACCATGATGGGGTCCAGCTGCCTGCTGCACCTTGGGAGGGTGGGACAAGTTGTGGGACCAGGGACCAGCTCAGGGCATCTCTGGGGTGAGGTGTAGCACCCACAGAATGCTGACAGCCCACCACAGGCAGGAAGGGACCAACAGACCCAGCTGCTCTTCTCAGGGTTGTTCATACCACCCTGTGTTTAGATTTAAAGATTGCTCTGATCTTAACGTGGGAAGCCAGCGTGCAGAGACGTCAGCATTCGTCTACCTGCTGCACATTGCTGGTTTCTGCAGAAGACAGGAGGGAGGCGGGCAGACACCCACCCcaggggatggaggggagagCAGAGCATCCTCCTGATGTGCAGACAGGAGCAGTTTCTCTGCTGTGAACCTAAAAGTGTGAACCTGGCCCCATGTGGTGGTGATTCCAGGTCCAGCAGAAGGGCTGTAGCTGTAAATACCACAAAGAACAGAATTTCAGCTGGTCACCTCAGTGTTATATTTCCATGTATGTATATAAAAGGCTTGGAAGATCTGAAGTCTGCACTCCTTGGATTTATTAATGTCATTGACGCTGTTAACACGGGAGGTTTGTGTCAGGGAGATGTGCAAGTGTACGATGATGTTCGCTCTTCCCTTTAAAGAGGGCCAGCGCCTGGCATTGCCCACTGACAGTCTGTTGCACAGTGGATTTATCCATTTCTGACTTTACAGTCACAGAATCAAGGAAACATacaatggtttgtgttggaagcaAGCCCCCTGCCACGGGAAGGAACACCTTCCACCAGGCCAGGTTGCTCTAAGTCCTGTCCAACCTGtccttgaatgtctgcagggatggggcatctacgcCTTCTCTAGGAATCCTGTCCCAGTGCCTcagcaccctcatggggaagaatttcttcctcatatataatctaaatctaccctgaTTTCATTTAtagccatcaccccttgccccATCACCACCTGCCCTTGTGAAAAGTCCCTCTCTGGCTTCATCCTTGCAGTGAAGGTGGACAGTGCTGGGTCTTAGGGGTGCTGGGGGACACAGGCTGTGCAGAGCAGTGGTTCCCctggttcagcactggtgagaccgtGTCTGGGCACTGGGTCCAGTCTGGGCATTCCAGTAGAGCAGGCGGTGACAGGCTGGAGATGCTGGAGCCCAGACTGTTTGGATTTTACTACAAAACCATCTACTTCAACTGATATCTCAACTAGATGTATTTCATCCACACCTTCTCCACCATCTTGATCTCTTTGTCACGATCTCCAGCCCCTCAGACATACATCCCTCCGGACAAACTTGGTGGCACCAACACTGGTATGGGGTTGACCACCCAGGCAGCACTTCTGGTGTTCCCACCTCCTTTCTCCTGAAGATGCTGCAATATCACCGGGTAAAAGGTCTCTCTCACTCTTCCTTGTATACATCAGGATATCATCACTGTAACCGAGTCACATTTATGTGATGTTTACGAGACAACAGCATTTATAGCGTAAGTGTTTGCTCTTTCCACAATGGCTTCAGACTCACTGTTACTTGTCCCATTGTACACCATAATCCTTAGGACTATCTTGAGTATCGCATCCAAAGAGGAGTGGTCCAGGGCCTTGAACACTTTCATCTCCCCTATCTGTGCTGTCCTAATCTCTGACATCCCAGTGGCTGGGTGGCAGTGGGCTCAAACAGCTCAGAAAGGCAATAAGAATTAGGTTAAAACCTAAAGGGCAAACTCATCACCTGGTCCCAACTTGAATAACTACTAAGACCAGGGAAATACAATCGCAGGTGAAAGGTGTGCTGTTTTTATGGCCAGATGCTGCTTCTTGCATTGCACACATAAGATGctattaattagaaaaaatacaCATAACTCTGAGAGATCTAACTGCATAAATATTTTAACCAAACATCGTTTCCTCTGTTGATTTTCCTCTTACAATAATGGCTAATGGAGGACGATGTTCTGTCCACTTTctttggcaaagaaaaaaaagaaaggggaaggaaTAAATGCTTCAATAAAGTTTAAAATGTGGCAACAGAGTACTGGTTATATCCACCAATATTATGCTAGGAATATCAGCAATTTGTGTCACTTAATTAGGGAGCACAGCCGTCACGAGGATCAGGAAGGGGTGATCAGCAAGAACAGTTGTTCTCAGTGGGTACAAAGGAGATTAACCAGCAAAGCAAGCGCAGGTTGTCACCAGACCGGCCGTTGTGAGAACCGGGTCTGTGGGAGGTCCTGGGGGTGGGAATCCTGCGGACAAGCTGTGAGACACCCCACCAGGGTGGCTTTGCCACAGGTGTCCCCGGGGTCTCACGCACCAGAGTGGAGGTTGTGAGTCTGCACCACGAGCCTGGTGTCCCCAGGACATTCCAGCCCTGCTGCCTGTGCGTCGGGTGAACAGAGAGGAATGGCGATCTTCTTTCCTTGGTAATGCATGCATTATTAATCCATGAATTTATTATGCATTGCTGTTTCCATGTAAACAAACAGGGCTTGGAGCAGGAAGGAGTTAATTaatattctagtctagtctagcctagtctagtctagtctgttACTTTGCTGCCTGGCACTCAAATGTTCCATTCCACCAGTGTTTTATACCCGTTAGGCCATCTTGTGAGCTCACCAAGTTTTGCCTCCATACACCTTTCTGAGCTCTGTGTCTGCCACGACCTGGCCTGCCCCATGGGAAGGCTGAACCATAATTCACACTGATTTTTCCCCAAGACCCTGAAAGAATGAGGTGACGCAGAGTTTTGTGGAACAGACAAGGACAAGATACACGTGGTAAAGACCCATCCCTGAAGAGCATGAGTGGTCTACCAAATGCGTGCCTTCAGGGGATGGAGGAGTCCCTCAGGCTCTGGGTGCTCTGGGGCACTTTCATTTTGGCCACGTTGGACACTGGGGGTGGATCAACACACAGAGGTCTCTGGCCGATCCTGGTCTCTGAATTTCAAGCAGTTGTTGTGTCACCCCGAGTTCCCTGTGGTGATCTATCCCTGCTCATCACACGGTCCTGCCTTACATGACCAATCCTGCTTGTCCTAGGACCGTGAGATTTCTCATTGCCATCCTAGTGGCAACTGAGGAGTTTCCTGGACCACCTCTCTGTGCTTTCCTTTCAAAGGAACAGCATCCCTGTCACCACACTTGCCTAGTCCTGAAGAGCACTTGGGACACCTTTTCTCGGATGAGTTTGTTTTTCACAGTGTAGACGATGGGGTTTAGCATGGGTGGCAGGATCACATAGAGATTGGCTAACAGGATGTGAACGTGGTGGGGGACGTTGTGGCCAAACCGATgagtgaaaaatgagaaaaatgctggtgtgtaGAATATTAATATAACGCAGACATgagagctgcaggtgccaactgcCTTCAGCTGGGCAGCCTTGGACGAGAGCCTGAAGACAGCCCGGAGGATGAGGACATACGACACCCCAATGAGCACAATGTCCAcacctggggacaggagggtggTGGCAAAGCCATACCAGATGTTAACGGAGATGTCGGCGCAGGCCAGCCGGGCGATACCCATGTGCTCGCAGTAGGTGTGCGGCATGACGCTGTGTCCGCAGAACGGCAGCCTCCGGAGGAGGAATATCGTTGGGAACATCACGCAGAAGCTCCTGGCTACTGCAGCCAGCCCTATCCTGGCTACCACCGAGCGCGTGAACACCATGGCGTACCGCAGCGGGTTGCAGATGGCCACGTACCGGTCGATCGCCATGGCCAGCAGAATGGTCGACTCTGCAATGAAGCTCAGGTGTGTGAAGAACATCTGGGTCAGGCAGGCGTGGAAAGTCATCTCCTTGGAAAGGGACCAGAATATGCTCAGGGCTTTGGGCACCGTGGAGGAGGATAACACGAGATCTGCCACGGCTAACATGGCCAGGAACAGGTACATGGGCGCGTGGAGGCTTCGCTCCACCGCGATGACAAACAAGAGGGTGAAGTTGCCAAGGAGCACCGTGATGTACATCAGGCAGAAGGGGATGGAGATCCAGGAGTGCAGGTCCTCCAGGCCCACCATGCCCagcagaaggaaggagggaggctgTAAGCTGGTTTGATTGATAGCTGCCATGGCGGGATGATATCTGAATTACCCTGGGCTCCTTTCCCTGTAAGTGAAAACAGGGGAAGAGGTGGGTGGCACAGTTCACAATACCAAAACCACATCTGAGTTTCCCTAGAGCACTTTATTTCTCTGGATCCAAAAGTGTTTCAAAAAATCACCCACCCCCCCGCCACATTGTGGAAGCATGCCTGAGATACTGATCCCAAATCAGTAATAAAGGTAAAAGTGTACTTTGTAAACTCAGATACTGAAATCCAGCAAAGGGATTTACCCAAGTTCACAAGCTGGCGCGAAATCTTGGCACAGGACCCAGGAATCCATCCGTTCCCGCTCCAGTTGCTGTTATATATTGTGCTTTTGTTCTGTAGCACCCAAAGGTTTATGAGACAGGTGGCAAGCTGGGGCTGACCAACGCTGATTTTACACAGCAAGCTGTTTCTTTCAGTACCGACCTCGCCTCTCGCTCATTCACACCACGTTTCGCGTGACGGCAGAGCAGGATCCCCGCGAGGCAGGAGGCGTTCTCACAGCATCCAGCGCAGCAAGGGCATTTACTGCTGGCTGCATCGCATCAATACCGAAGGATGATCCGTGAACCTGTGCAGAGCCAGGCGGAGCGGGGATCATCACCCTGCCGAGTTTGGGGTCTCAGGGAACAACCCTGTGCTGGGGAGGCAGAACAGCCGCTGAATTCTAAAGCAAAGGCAGAAGCAAAGGTCtgaggcagagcagggctggcggTAGGAGAGCTGAGCAACCCTGGTGCAGATTCTGCACAGAGGAGCTCAGGATCCTCGGTGTTTGCTTGTGCCAGAGCCCCAGGGTTGCCCCACGGCATAATGTGCGCTGCAGCTGGGTGAAACACAACCTGATGTGATCTGCCCCACACCATGTCACATCTTCCTACTCTACTCTGCGCTCAGCTGTCCACATCTGCCACCAGATGTGCACCCAACAAGgccaaaccccccagggacccaaggTGCATGGGGTCTGTGTGTACAGAATTCTCTGTGCACAGCAGCgactgctgcagctcctctccttgGTGTTTCTCTCTGTGCTTTCCCTTCCCCTGTAAGTTGCTCAGAAGGCGATTTGCAGCATTTCCAGAGGAACAGCAAAGCCACCTGCGAGGGCAGCATTAGCCGAACTAGCCAAAATGTGAAGAAGAGACACAGATGATGGGCAGTCAGGGTTAGGTTGCTGACTCTAACAGCCTGTCTGGCGGACACAAGAAACTGATAGTTTGCTGATAGTTTTCTGCTTCTTCTTCAAAtgcacatccctgtcccctcacTGGGAATTACACATGAAAGGCAGAATGCGGCTGTCAGGCAGGCTGTCAGCTTTTTGGAGGCTGAAATGCTGATTCAGGTGGAGCTTGGGAAACCCTCCTGCAGGTACCTGCTGCCTTCGGGCCAGAGAAGGTCCCTGGAGCCAAAGCAGCAGCGTTTACATCAAAAACCCTGCCTGGAAAATGAGGTTTCTCACCTCAGAACCTAAAGCTGCAGCTTGCAGtagtctgggggggggggggggtctccaagctgcagaattttaccttctggTTCAAATCAGGCACCTGAGCCACAGAAACCTGACAAAAAGCAGACCCTGCGAAcaacccagcagctcctgcaaacaGCTCACCAAGCTCCCGCGACAGCCAGGAGTGAAGACACCTGCTTCTGCACCCGAGGGGACACCGGCAGAGCGGGCAGGGGAGAGGTGACATTTATACCCTCCCCatgagtccctgtggggctcaCAAGCCCCCGGGAGCAGCAGCGCTCTGGTCTGTGCTGCCTGGACAAACACAATGGAAAATATACCAAATTAATGGAGTTTTGAGGGTAAATCCTTCAATGTGAGCTGCCTGGTGAGAGGTCGCCTTCCACTGTCTCTGCGGGTCGTGGCACAGGACGGAGCACACAAAGCCATTGGGGTGCGGTGTAATCTACCCCATGGCGGGGTGGGGATAGAAtcacagcatcattttggttggaaaaacccctcaaactcattgagtccaactgtgcccccagccctgtccctgccccctgtcctgagaacctcctgtccgtctgtccagccctccagggatggtgactccagcactgccctgggcagcctgttccaatgccccacagccctttgggggagaaattgttcccacatccaacctcaacctcccctgggcaacttgaggccgtttcctctgctcctggcgcttgttcctggggagcagagcctgagccccctggctccaagctcctttcaggcagtgcagagatcagaaggtctcccctcagctcctgttctccagctgaacccccaggtccctcagctgctcccatcacacttgtgctccagcccctcaccagctccgttcccttctctccactcgctccagcacctcaagggcccAGAACCGCCCCCAGGGttggcggtttgtcctccccaggtcccagcacaggttcggtcactgccctgggcctgctggccaccccagtgctggtcccagccaggatgctgtggcctcttggccacctgggcacacgctggctcatgttcagccactgccaccaacacccccaggttctTTTCCTCCAGGTAGTTTGAGGTGGGCCGGCTGGAGACGTGGGGCTGGGGGACGCCGACCTCCTCCAGCCGACCCCACCGGGGTGACACGGGGTGTGCGGCAGTCGCTCTAGGGGTGCTCAGGCGCTGCTGTGGGCGCTGGGGTGACTGACACAGCGGATGTGTCAGCGCCCCGCAGCAGCCTTTCATCGCCGTTCCTGGTCTGAACGCTCAGCCTCGGCTTCTGCTCTGCCAGGACTCTCTTCGgggatataaaaagaaaaatccaatatTAACGAAGAGTGGGAATGGTCAACAAGCGAGTGAGCAGGAAGAGGTTGTGGGGGATGGAAACTGATAAAAGTATGAAGAAAGTAAAACTTGAATACCTGAAATGAAGCACTAAATCTAGATATAGCCACTGAAATAAAACCAGGCAGGCTGCCCTTTGCCAGACGTTTTATTTTTCAGCCagatattttgtttttcatttcttcttcctttcttccttcttttctttcccgGGAAAATTACGACCTGACGCCTTGCGAATCAACATTTCAAGATTAGATTCCCAAGCCCCCAGAACTGGGATATTTGCAAAGAGTGGTTGTCAGCGCCTGTCGGCTCGTGCAGCCCTGAAGGCTGCCCGGCCCCAGCAGGGatactgcagcacacaaaccctGGCCCAGACCGACTCCAGTGTAAGaacttgtggtttgaattaaATAAGGTCCTCGAACCTCAGTGGCCCATTTGACATATATATGGCATAGGCAGATTAATGCTTTCTAATGCCTGAAAATCAATTTTATATTGGAAAAGCTGGAATTATCCGTGTCACACACCTCACTTGGGTCTTTGCCCCCGTGGGTGAGCTGGTGGTACGTAGATCTCACAGGTTCTCGGGGAGGGGACCGATTTCACCTCATTTCTCTCCCACCCTGCAGACAGGGACCAGGACCTAGAGAAGACACAAAGACACCAGGTTTTGGCGTTGCCCAGCAGCTTTTGGGGGTTCCTCTCTCCTGTTCGGTGCTGCCGGCAAGCTACGGCTCAATCTGGGAAGCAGAGATGGGTATTATAATATGATAAGAACCTCGGCTTTTGGGTTTTCAACCTAAAAGTCTACGAACCAATGTCCAGCCACCTCTTGAATGCAGCAGCTGTGTTTGGGGGCGGTGTGTGCTGGGCAGGTCTCTGTGCACACACATCCTCTCCCTGACAGAGGCTTCGCCGGGGTTCCTCTGCAAAACACCTCGGGCACTCGGGTGAGGACCTCTCAAGGACACTTGACTTCTGGCCTGCCACCGTTCTGTGAAGGACCTGGCGTTGGACACAGAACCTATGGGGCAAGTCTGGCATGGGGCAACCAGTGAGACCCCATGGATTTGTCTTCTCATTTTTGGTCTCCAAAGAGGAGCTGCCCCCAGCTCCTTGTTTGCATAAGGAGCTTCCCACTGTGAGTGAGGCtgtggggacatggcgggggcaGGGACCaggagcatcctgcatccctcacCCCCCATTCCACATCTCTCATCCCCCATTCCGCATCCCCCATTCCATATCCTGCATCTCACACCCTGTAtcctgcatcctgcatcccacatcctgcATCCCTCATCCTGCATCCCTCATCCCCCATCCTGCATTCCCCAGTCCTGCATTCCCCAATCCTGCATGCCCCATCCCTCatcctgcatcccgcatcccccATCCCACATGCACCATCCCAGATCCCAcatcccccatcctgcatccTGAATCCTGTATCCTGCATCCAGAATCCCCCATCCCGCATTCCCCAATCCCACATCCTCCATCACGCATCTTGCATCgcccatcctgcatcccacattCCCCATCCCACATCTCCCATCCTGCATCCCTCATCCCTCATCCCTGTATCCTGCATCCTTCATCCCCCGTCCTGCATTCCCCAATCCCACATCCTCCATCTTGCatcctgcaccctgcatcccaCATTCCCCATCCCACGTGCACtgtcctgcatcccacatcccccatcccacATGCACCATTCCACATCCCACATCCTGCATCCCTCATCCTGTATCCCACATTCCCCATCCCCCATCCCGCATTCCCCAATCCTACATCCTCCATCctccatcctgcatcccacatcccccatcccacatccctcaTCCCACATGCACCatcctgcaccctgcatcccgcatcccacatcccccatcctgcatccctcGTCCCGTATCCTGCATCCCTCATCCCCCATCCTGCATTCCCCAATCTCACATCCTCCGTCCTGCATCttgcatcctgcatcccacatcccccatcccacatgcaccatcctgcaccctgcatcccgcatcccacatcccccatcctgcatccctcaTCCCGTATCCTGCATCCCTCATCCCCCATCCTGCATTCCCCAATCTCACATCCTTCATCCCACATCttgcatcctgcatcccacattCCCCATCCCACATGCACcgtcctgcatcccacatcccccatcctgcatcccgcatcccGTATCCTGCATCCCTCATCCCCCATCTCGCATCCTCCATCCCGCATCTTGCATCCTGCAttccccatcctgcaccccgcaTCTTGCATCCTGCACCGCCCATCGCCCACCCCGCATCCCGCATCCCGTATCCCTGCATCCCCACCCCTCACCCTGGTTCCCCCTCCTCGTCCCGCCGCTCCCAGCAGAGGGAACCATCGAGCCGCGCTCCACCCGCCGCAGCCTCGGGGGTGCCCGGGCTGTGCTGCCGCAGATCCCCGGGGAACGGGAGCGGGGGGGTTTGCGGAATCCTGGTTTCACACCCCCGGTGCTGGCCAGACGGTGTCCGGCTCCGGTGGTGCCCCCGGGCTCCCTGGTCGGGACGGAAGGACTCGCTCTGCCGGAGcaaagctcagcccagctcagcccggctcagctcagctcagcctagcccagctcagctcagcttgcACAAAGCCGGGAGGGCTGTGAGGAGCTGGTCTGACCCGACAGCCCGGCCACCAGCAAGTGTCTGGGGAAGAGTTTAAGCACAAGGcaaacaggttgagagagttggggtgttcagttggagaagagaagctccggggagaccttagtgtggcctttctgtgcttaaaaggggctcatgagaaagatggggacagacttttgagcagggcctgttgtgacaggacaaggggtgatgggttaaactaaaggagggagattcaggccggacatgaggaaggaattgttggccctgagggtggtgagagcctggcccaggttgagcagagaggtggtggctgaaccatccctggagacatcccaggccaggctggacggggctctgagcaccctgagctggtgaagatgtccctgtcatggcagggggggcactggggagctgggaaggtcccttcaacccagatTCTTCTATGATCCTATGCAGTGGTGCTCTCCATTGCAGAAGAGCAGAGGGGCTCCTCAGGCCCGGAGGATATTTTGGTGTGAAAGGATTGCCATTCTGCAAATTTATCTTGCTGCTTTTTGAGCTTGTAGACTCCTCTGCAACCCACAACGTGCTGCAGAGGCTC
Proteins encoded in this region:
- the LOC136100052 gene encoding olfactory receptor 52B2-like, whose product is MAAINQTSLQPPSFLLLGMVGLEDLHSWISIPFCLMYITVLLGNFTLLFVIAVERSLHAPMYLFLAMLAVADLVLSSSTVPKALSIFWSLSKEMTFHACLTQMFFTHLSFIAESTILLAMAIDRYVAICNPLRYAMVFTRSVVARIGLAAVARSFCVMFPTIFLLRRLPFCGHSVMPHTYCEHMGIARLACADISVNIWYGFATTLLSPGVDIVLIGVSYVLILRAVFRLSSKAAQLKAVGTCSSHVCVILIFYTPAFFSFFTHRFGHNVPHHVHILLANLYVILPPMLNPIVYTVKNKLIREKVSQVLFRTRQVW